The region CTATGCCCTCCTGTCTCTGCTCTACAGAGACGGCCAGGGGAGGgcgaggcagggcagggcagggcaggaagctGTGGCTCTGGGGCCAGCCGGGTTGGCCTGGACTTGaatcccacccctgcccctggtaGAGGAGTGGCCCCAAGCAAGTCACTTAACACTTCTGAGCCTgtcttttctcttgaaaaatatttttaaaaaagaatctagcAGGAGAGGTTGCCTCAGACTCAGGGTCCCGCATATGCTCTGTGaaggggtgtgtatgtgtgcacacgcTCAGGAGCGATGGCTCGGTATTCACTAATGTAGTGCTCACAGTGCCGTTGTAGAACACAGCTAGTGTAAATAACAACAACCGACTGCACCTTCATTCTAGCCATCCAGAATGAAACAAAAGCACTGGAAAATCCTTCTGTGTGCAAGTTGACTTTCTGAAGCAAACGCTCTAGTCCTTTATTGACCTAAAAAGTGATGTGAATTAGAATTTTCAGCAAATCTCTAGCTGAGAAAAGGCTTTATAATCTATACAAAGTTAAAAAGTGTGAGCTACTGGTGTGTCTCTCCCTCCAAGCTGTGACAGTAATGCCTGTCTTATTGTTAACGCCTGCCATCAACACATGTGATCTGCATGTCATTTTGCTACTTCTGTTCTTCACAGAGCAAAAGCCACCAGGAGTCTGTGTGTGTCAGAACTGCATGGAAAACCCAATTACTTAGCAGGTACTTTTAACAGTTCACTACGTCATCTTTTTTAAATGGGTGAAATGTGTCCGTGTCCCTTGGAGGACTCCCCCCACTTCCGGGAACCATGGTGTATTCCTTGGAAATGCTATTTGGAGCAAGCGAGGCTGGGACGAAGGCGGGCTCCTGTGGGCTCTGGTCTGTGCCTTTCTGAGGAACTCCATGAATCATGTCCATGGAGAACAAAGCTTGTCAGGTCCAGGCGCCATTCAGTTCACGCAAtgacttttcccttctctgaatCCTGACAGGGAGAAACAATGGAGAAAATGGCATTTCAGTGTTCAGGGCACAGATGGATGCCTGCTGCTGGGCCCGGgttccagccagggccacatgtcTGTGCCTCAGGGGTGGCCCCGACCTCGTCCTTTACCCCGAGGGGGCTGCAGGGTAAGTGGTGCCCCTGCCCAAGGCCATATGTAGCCAAGTCACAGCCcagttttaagaaagaaaagagcaactGGTGGCCTTGATCATGACTGCTAAACCTTGCTCTTAGTGGAACATGCAGATACATATGTAACATGCCCAAACATGCTTCTCGCCCTAGAAGCCATTATTCCACGTGTGGGGACTGGctggagacaggggaggggacTTCCTCAGTGGGGGCTGTCAGGACCTATGGACTCTCCCTCTGCCTGTAGCCTGGACCCGGGATGGGTGACTGCCCCATCCTCCGCCCTCACCTTTGCTTGGAAACCCTCTGCACTCCTCcccgcagccccctccccttccctgaccAGTGGGTCTTCTCTTGGAGGACTGGCCTGGGTGTGTGGTTGCAGGGCTCCACCTCCTGCTCCCGGTCACCATCTCCCCTGTCACCACAGGTGATGCCACACCATGTAATGACTGCGGCAGCAACATGGGTAgtgacagggcctggcacacagaaaccCCCCGGAAACCTATCTCCCAGTGTTAGTAGCCCCTGGTGTGGATGACCCTTCACACGTGGCACGTGCCTTACAGAGGTGCTGCTCTCTGCACCCCTACCCCATCCCAGGCCCccagagtcctgctgggcacccaggaggtggtggagggtCAAGCACAAGAAGGGGGGTAGGGGGCTCTGGCACTGGCATCACAGGGCTGCAGGCAGGTTAAGAGTAGCAGTGGAGTGTGGGCATATAGCAGCCCTCACAATTCAGTCAGTGTCACCCCAACTTAGCACCCTCCCTTATTGCCACCCCTGCTCTGTCTGACTGGCCATCTCCTCTCTGCAgggactggggaggagaggagcccAGGAGGGTGCCAGGCGGTTCctctggggtgaggaggagaagGCGGGAAACACACGCATATGACTGCTGCTTTGAGACGCCAGGACCCATGAGGCAGCTGAACTGGGCGACAGGGAAACATGCTCAGGATGGCACCAAGCTGAAGCTGGAGTCTAGCAGGAGTGACCCGTTCTCCGTGCATGCCATGTCCCGGGGCTCCTGCCTGCCCTACCCCGGCACCCCGGGCACTGTCCCTGCCTTCAGGAACTCACCTGGCTCACAGCAGTCCCCCAGTGCATACACCAGCCAGCCAAGCAGAGCCTTGCGGGATGGTGATCAGGGCCAAGTACACCCCCCCAccagctgccccttcccccaggggAGCCTGGAGAACCAGCTCTCCCAGCCTGGAGTACAATGTCTCGCAGCAGGGGGCTACTCCACCGAGGACATCAAGTTGCCAGGTGTGCCCATGCCCCTGGAGGCCCCATGCAACCCCATGTTGTCACTCAATGTACCCATCAAGATGGAGAGTGACTCTGGGTCCGAGGATGCAACAGATGGCTACTCTGTGTCCCCAAGCCAGGTGTGGCTGGGAACCAGTGATGTGGCCAAGAGACAGCTGGTCACTTTCCCTACCAGGATGCACTTAAAAACAGAGCCAGACTCCAAGCACCACCTGTACCCCCTGCACCTGGAGCATGGCATGCTGGGGGCtccccccaggcctggcagggagCTGGCCCCATTCCATCCTGCACATTTCGTCTGCCTGGAGCGTGGCCATGGCCCTCCAGAGCCAGAGCCTCCCCCCTGCCTCTGTATGCGCGGCCGCCGGCCCCCCACTCTGGGCTGTGACTGCAGAGCTCCCGGGACCACACCCATGATCAAGCTTGAGCCCTTGGACTCCCCTCCATGGGCTGCTCACAGCCAGGGTGGGGTGCCCAGAATGCTCCCCAGAAGTGCCTTGGCAACACTGGTGCCTCCCAAAGCCTCTGAATGCTCTTTTCTGCCATAGATCTGGGAGGTTGTTGAAAGTGGCATCTGTCCGCGCTCCGCTTCACCTGTCAGCTGGGATGGATGGCAGGTGCAAGTCGGAGCCTCTCTTCAGTGACACTCCGGTTC is a window of Desmodus rotundus isolate HL8 chromosome 1, HLdesRot8A.1, whole genome shotgun sequence DNA encoding:
- the AHRR gene encoding aryl hydrocarbon receptor repressor, whose amino-acid sequence is MIPPGECMYAGRKRRKPVQKQKPAVGAEKSNPSKRHRDRLNAELDHLASLLPFPPDVVSKLDKLSVLRLSVSYLRVKSFFQAVQEKCPLRPAVSAPSPGASGPHGGSAVLEGRLLLESLDGFALVVSAEGVIFYASATIADYLGFHQTDVMHQNIYDYIHVDDRQDFCRQLHWAMDPPQAVCGQPLHSETGEDAVLGRLLRAQEGATGPTEYSAFLTRCFICRVRCLLDSTSGFLTMQFQGKLKFLFGQKRKAPSGTVLSPRLSLFCVVVPVLLPAVAEMKMKGAFLRAKHRTDISATMDTKAKATRSLCVSELHGKPNYLAGRNNGENGISVFRAQMDACCWARVPARATCLCLRGGPDLVLYPEGAAGDWGGEEPRRVPGGSSGVRRRRRETHAYDCCFETPGPMRQLNWATGKHAQDGTKLKLESSRSDPFSVHAMSRGSCLPYPGTPGTVPAFRNSPGSQQSPSAYTSQPSRALRDGDQGQVHPPTSCPFPQGSLENQLSQPGVQCLAAGGYSTEDIKLPGVPMPLEAPCNPMLSLNVPIKMESDSGSEDATDGYSVSPSQVWLGTSDVAKRQLVTFPTRMHLKTEPDSKHHLYPLHLEHGMLGAPPRPGRELAPFHPAHFVCLERGHGPPEPEPPPCLCMRGRRPPTLGCDCRAPGTTPMIKLEPLDSPPWAAHSQGGVPRMLPRSALATLVPPKASECSFLP